One region of Bradyrhizobium betae genomic DNA includes:
- a CDS encoding c-type cytochrome — MVKCGVKWLMISGLTAGFAVVAQAEDLDVGKGEFQSSCASCHGADARGKGPVSDQLKIAPADLTMLARNNNGVFPADAVYKAIDGSKLPPAHGIREMPIWGDRFNPIVNLPHYVDPSYWKMAGPEQNPDVVVQKRILAVVDYLSRIQQK, encoded by the coding sequence ATGGTCAAATGCGGCGTGAAATGGTTGATGATTTCCGGCCTGACCGCCGGGTTCGCCGTCGTCGCCCAGGCTGAAGACCTCGACGTCGGCAAAGGGGAGTTTCAATCTTCGTGCGCGAGTTGTCACGGTGCCGATGCAAGGGGCAAAGGACCGGTCAGCGACCAGCTCAAGATAGCGCCTGCTGACTTGACCATGCTGGCCAGGAACAACAACGGCGTCTTTCCCGCGGACGCTGTCTACAAAGCCATCGACGGATCGAAACTACCTCCCGCTCACGGCATTCGTGAAATGCCGATTTGGGGCGACCGATTCAATCCCATCGTCAACTTGCCCCATTATGTCGATCCCTCCTATTGGAAGATGGCCGGGCCGGAGCAGAACCCGGACGTCGTCGTGCAAAAACGCATCCTGGCTGTCGTCGATTACCTCAGTCGCATTCAGCAAAAGTGA
- a CDS encoding cupin domain-containing protein, giving the protein MRITRSGAQASASGPAEYFTGTVRIDAPFAGEDPARIGGATVTFEPGARTAWHTHPLGQTLIVTSGLGWVQREGGPIEEIRPGDIVWFAPAEKHWHGATPATAMTHIAIAEKLNGSPVDWLEKVTDAQYAAGTKT; this is encoded by the coding sequence ATGCGCATCACACGCAGCGGGGCGCAGGCTTCGGCGAGCGGCCCTGCCGAATATTTCACCGGGACCGTGCGGATCGATGCGCCGTTCGCCGGTGAAGATCCCGCGCGCATCGGCGGCGCGACCGTCACGTTCGAACCGGGCGCCCGCACGGCCTGGCACACCCACCCGCTCGGCCAGACCCTGATCGTGACGTCGGGGCTCGGCTGGGTGCAGCGCGAGGGCGGCCCGATCGAAGAGATCAGGCCCGGAGACATCGTCTGGTTCGCGCCGGCGGAAAAGCACTGGCACGGCGCCACGCCCGCGACCGCGATGACGCATATCGCCATCGCCGAAAAGCTGAACGGCAGTCCGGTCGACTGGCTGGAGAAGGTGACCGACGCGCAATACGCGGCCGGGACCAAGACCTGA
- a CDS encoding zinc-dependent alcohol dehydrogenase family protein has protein sequence MLGTVLHGPRDIRCEQVPEPKILKPTDAIIRLAATCICGSDLWPYRGLNETTGPQAMGHEYCGIVEQVGGAVKNVRPGQFVVGSFCLSDNTCPHCRFGFQSSCEQREFMTGAQAPLARVPLADGTLVATAELPPADLIPSLLATSDVLGTGWYAADAARVQPGSTVVVVGDGAVGLMGVLAARQMGAARIIAMSRHKKRQELALEYGATHIVSERGEEGIARIKQLTQNVGADSVLECVGTRESMDQALACARPGSMIGYVGVPHGVTFDGQQLFFSQRGLMGGPAPVRRFLPHLMHLVLQRKINPGKVFDLELPLADVAEGYRAMDERRAVKVMLRL, from the coding sequence ATGTTGGGAACTGTTCTTCACGGCCCCCGCGACATCCGTTGCGAACAGGTGCCGGAGCCGAAAATCCTCAAGCCCACGGACGCCATCATCCGCCTCGCCGCCACCTGCATCTGTGGCTCCGATCTCTGGCCCTACCGCGGCTTGAACGAAACGACCGGGCCCCAGGCGATGGGCCACGAATATTGCGGCATCGTCGAGCAAGTCGGCGGCGCCGTGAAGAACGTGCGGCCGGGGCAGTTCGTTGTCGGCTCATTCTGCCTGTCCGACAACACGTGTCCCCATTGCCGGTTCGGCTTCCAGTCGTCCTGCGAGCAGCGCGAATTCATGACCGGCGCGCAGGCGCCGCTTGCGCGAGTCCCCCTGGCCGACGGCACCCTGGTTGCGACGGCCGAGCTGCCGCCCGCCGATCTGATCCCCAGCCTGCTGGCGACGTCGGACGTGCTCGGTACCGGCTGGTATGCGGCCGACGCGGCGCGCGTGCAGCCGGGATCGACGGTCGTCGTCGTGGGCGACGGTGCCGTAGGCCTGATGGGCGTGCTCGCCGCCAGGCAGATGGGCGCAGCCCGCATCATCGCGATGAGCCGCCACAAAAAGCGGCAGGAGCTCGCGCTCGAATACGGCGCGACGCACATCGTGTCGGAGCGCGGCGAGGAGGGCATCGCCAGGATCAAGCAGCTGACCCAGAATGTCGGCGCCGATTCGGTCCTGGAATGCGTCGGCACCAGGGAATCGATGGACCAGGCGCTGGCATGCGCGCGGCCGGGTTCGATGATCGGCTATGTCGGCGTCCCGCATGGCGTCACGTTCGACGGGCAGCAGCTGTTCTTCTCGCAGCGCGGCCTGATGGGGGGACCGGCTCCGGTGCGCAGATTCCTGCCGCACCTGATGCATTTGGTGCTCCAGCGCAAGATCAATCCCGGCAAGGTGTTCGACCTCGAGCTGCCGCTTGCCGACGTCGCTGAAGGCTACCGCGCCATGGACGAGCGGCGCGCCGTCAAGGTCATGCTGCGCCTGTGA
- a CDS encoding ATP-binding protein, whose translation MHCVACQSTIDPSDGWCPKCGLAVRRSDPDSERRFVTILRADVIDSTGLIAELEPEEAVSRLEPALAAMRGAVRRFGGIVSKELGDGVAAVFGAPIADDNHAPLACHAALELVRRVASLGDAGLQVRVGLHSGHVVAYMVASEFSKVYEIGGAAQHLAARLESVAEANQIYVSEACQKLADGHVRFEFLGGRTLRGFNQPLPVYRIVGASDLSSWRVRRARSVSRFVDRVTERALLGRAADSVVAGRQTVLLLGDAGIGKSRLAHEFAQELKANGWRLVDAECSPNLQGAPFSTLKRLLLSLLEATAKDPDGPGDPRSDLPLIQQCALDAVLDLPISEPQWNELEPHARGRAIADASCTIVASAARRHRMVLLLEDLHWIDRASDAVVAAIASLQAPDLLVLLTSRPNGMPVWIARCHAEIVAMRPLDDDSGLAMLSDMLGPSAANADLKNRIISHTANIPLFIEEVCRGLRDSGTLRGQWGDLALVRPIDELGIPSSIQGVIASRLDRVSRPERSILQIAAALGPRSSVAMLRQIVELPEDVLQDCLAALDRTELLVRIDSELHDALEFRHEMVRQVTYDSMVEKVREDIHARILATLERDDTFADEPDTLCYHAVRAKNWQKAFGHGRSAGQKCLSRSAFADAANYFEIAMDALDRTPVTGLREAAAIDLRMEARSAFIASGHVAEWLDLGKEAERRSDAIDDIGRKVAAMTVRAGAQNFYGAPVEAVAVNEEVVRLAEGWGNLGWLNLARYGLGQAYFLAGRYRDAVLTLALAHDQLASVEASAPIGTTPKYLLLLCCMMKSFTHTVMGEFDVAEQLQQQAAAIAEETGRPYDRVGAAYSGGWLLLGRGDPAAAAAILEDGFVLAQKHGIRLFVPVLACHLGIAYLEQGLFDRARGMLAEAREEAKAVGYTSAVLRSSIYLALATSELGDVQAAQNMLREARNTARQQGFAGLEAEALFGVAVVTPAAGAANQAANLAALRAAIAIASESGARPLQHKAEAMLNEALARGDEFT comes from the coding sequence ATGCATTGTGTCGCGTGTCAGTCGACGATCGACCCGAGCGATGGCTGGTGCCCTAAATGCGGGCTAGCCGTGCGACGCTCCGATCCCGATAGCGAACGTCGATTCGTCACGATCCTCCGCGCTGATGTCATCGATTCCACCGGGCTCATTGCCGAGCTGGAGCCGGAGGAGGCGGTCTCGCGGCTGGAACCGGCCTTGGCCGCGATGAGAGGCGCGGTGCGTCGGTTCGGGGGAATCGTCAGCAAGGAACTGGGCGACGGGGTCGCGGCGGTGTTCGGTGCTCCGATCGCGGATGACAACCATGCGCCGCTGGCCTGCCATGCGGCGCTCGAACTCGTCCGGCGCGTCGCAAGCCTTGGCGATGCCGGGCTGCAGGTGCGGGTTGGCCTCCATTCGGGACACGTGGTCGCCTACATGGTCGCCAGCGAGTTTTCTAAGGTCTACGAGATCGGCGGCGCCGCCCAGCATCTGGCAGCCCGGCTGGAGTCAGTGGCCGAGGCGAATCAAATCTACGTGTCGGAAGCCTGCCAGAAGCTCGCGGATGGGCATGTCCGGTTTGAATTCCTGGGTGGCAGGACCTTGCGTGGCTTCAACCAGCCCCTGCCGGTCTATCGAATCGTCGGCGCCAGCGATCTTTCGAGTTGGCGAGTCCGGCGCGCGCGCAGCGTTTCACGGTTCGTCGATCGTGTGACGGAGCGCGCGCTGCTCGGCCGCGCCGCAGACAGCGTGGTTGCGGGTCGGCAGACGGTCCTGCTGCTGGGTGATGCGGGCATCGGCAAGTCGCGGCTGGCGCATGAGTTCGCCCAGGAGCTCAAGGCCAATGGCTGGCGCCTGGTCGATGCCGAGTGTAGCCCGAACCTCCAGGGCGCGCCGTTCAGCACGCTCAAGCGCCTCTTGCTCTCGCTGCTGGAGGCAACCGCAAAGGATCCGGACGGCCCGGGAGACCCAAGAAGCGATCTGCCGCTGATCCAGCAATGTGCCCTCGATGCCGTGCTGGATCTGCCGATCTCGGAGCCGCAGTGGAACGAGCTGGAGCCTCACGCACGAGGACGGGCGATTGCCGATGCGAGCTGCACGATCGTCGCGAGCGCCGCCCGTCGTCACCGCATGGTGCTGCTGCTCGAGGATCTGCACTGGATCGACCGGGCCAGCGATGCGGTCGTGGCGGCAATTGCTTCGTTGCAGGCGCCCGATCTTCTCGTGCTCCTCACCTCCAGGCCGAACGGCATGCCGGTGTGGATCGCACGCTGCCACGCCGAGATCGTCGCAATGCGTCCCCTCGACGACGATTCGGGGCTCGCCATGCTGTCAGACATGCTCGGCCCCTCCGCGGCGAACGCCGATCTGAAGAACCGGATCATTTCGCACACGGCCAATATCCCCTTGTTCATCGAGGAGGTCTGCCGCGGACTGAGGGATAGCGGAACGCTTCGCGGTCAGTGGGGCGATCTCGCGCTCGTACGTCCCATCGATGAACTCGGCATTCCCAGCAGCATCCAGGGCGTGATCGCATCGCGTCTCGATCGCGTGTCGAGGCCGGAACGATCCATCTTGCAGATTGCCGCGGCACTCGGACCGCGATCGAGCGTCGCCATGCTGCGGCAGATCGTCGAGTTGCCCGAAGATGTCCTGCAGGACTGTCTTGCGGCGCTCGATCGTACCGAACTGCTGGTCAGGATCGACAGCGAGTTGCACGACGCACTCGAGTTTCGGCACGAGATGGTTCGCCAGGTCACGTACGACTCGATGGTCGAAAAGGTGCGCGAGGACATTCACGCTCGCATTCTAGCGACGCTTGAGCGCGACGACACGTTTGCCGATGAGCCGGATACGTTGTGCTATCACGCGGTGCGAGCCAAGAATTGGCAGAAGGCTTTTGGTCACGGCAGAAGCGCGGGACAAAAATGTTTGAGCCGGTCGGCATTTGCGGATGCGGCCAACTATTTCGAGATCGCGATGGACGCCCTCGATAGGACGCCTGTGACGGGTCTGCGGGAGGCCGCCGCCATCGATCTTCGGATGGAAGCGCGTTCGGCGTTCATCGCATCCGGTCACGTTGCCGAGTGGCTGGATCTGGGAAAAGAGGCCGAACGGCGCTCCGACGCGATCGATGACATCGGACGCAAGGTCGCCGCGATGACGGTCAGAGCCGGCGCGCAGAACTTCTATGGTGCGCCGGTCGAAGCGGTCGCGGTCAATGAAGAGGTCGTTCGCCTCGCGGAGGGGTGGGGCAATCTGGGGTGGCTCAATCTCGCACGATATGGGCTTGGGCAGGCCTATTTCCTCGCCGGTCGCTACCGTGACGCAGTGCTGACACTGGCACTGGCTCACGACCAATTGGCGAGTGTGGAAGCCAGCGCTCCGATCGGGACGACTCCAAAATACCTGCTCCTCCTCTGCTGCATGATGAAGAGCTTTACCCACACCGTCATGGGCGAGTTCGACGTCGCCGAACAGCTCCAGCAGCAGGCCGCTGCGATCGCGGAGGAGACGGGCCGTCCCTATGACCGCGTCGGAGCCGCCTATAGCGGCGGCTGGCTATTGCTTGGTCGCGGCGATCCGGCGGCGGCCGCCGCCATTCTCGAAGATGGCTTCGTCCTGGCGCAGAAGCACGGCATCCGGTTGTTCGTGCCGGTGCTCGCCTGTCACCTCGGCATCGCCTATCTGGAGCAGGGGCTGTTCGACCGGGCGCGCGGCATGCTGGCCGAGGCGCGGGAGGAGGCGAAGGCGGTCGGTTATACCTCGGCGGTGCTGCGCAGCTCGATCTACCTCGCGCTCGCCACCAGCGAGCTCGGCGACGTCCAGGCGGCGCAGAACATGCTGCGCGAGGCGCGCAACACCGCCCGCCAGCAGGGCTTCGCCGGTCTCGAGGCCGAGGCCCTGTTCGGCGTAGCCGTCGTGACGCCGGCCGCCGGCGCGGCGAACCAGGCGGCCAATCTCGCTGCCCTGCGCGCCGCCATCGCGATCGCTTCCGAGAGCGGCGCACGGCCGCTGCAGCACAAGGCCGAGGCGATGCTGAACGAGGCGCTCGCCCGGGGCGACGAGTTCACCTGA
- a CDS encoding OpgC domain-containing protein, which yields MITRDQSALLAPVERDLRLDLFRGIGLWMIFLDHIPHDVVAWLTLRNYGFSDAAEFFVFISGYLVGWIYGPIIAGGWFIAALKRLWRRAAELYVAHIMLFLLFTAQIARTVRRFDNPMYADEFNVHNFLDHPDILIGQALSLRYKPVNLDVLPLYITLVLAAPFIVWGLSRRPNLTLAASVVLYVLSRRFDWNIASYPPGTTWYFNPFCWQLMFVFAAWCGIGQIGKIATWVWSKTVMGLAAAWIAFALLIVMTWHIHALEAMIPKWMIKAIYPIDKTDLDMLRFTHFLALAIWVIHFVPRHWRALHSKWLRPVILCGQHSLPLFCLGVFLSFSAHWILTQYTGGVWEQLAVSFAGIMIQIGAAWLLDRARQVPELFVKVTEEEEPDEVTPHSTPAATAAMAPASR from the coding sequence ATGATCACACGGGACCAGTCAGCTCTGTTGGCGCCGGTCGAGCGCGATTTGCGGCTCGATCTCTTCCGCGGCATCGGCCTGTGGATGATCTTCCTCGACCACATCCCGCACGACGTCGTCGCCTGGCTGACGCTGCGCAATTACGGCTTCAGCGACGCCGCCGAGTTCTTCGTCTTCATCTCCGGTTATCTGGTCGGCTGGATCTACGGGCCGATCATCGCCGGCGGCTGGTTCATCGCTGCGCTGAAGCGGCTGTGGCGGCGTGCGGCCGAGCTCTACGTCGCCCACATCATGCTGTTCCTGCTGTTCACCGCGCAGATCGCCCGCACGGTCAGGCGGTTCGACAACCCGATGTATGCGGACGAGTTCAACGTTCACAACTTTCTCGACCATCCGGACATCCTGATCGGTCAGGCGCTCTCGCTGCGCTACAAGCCGGTCAATCTCGACGTGCTGCCGCTCTACATCACGCTGGTGCTCGCCGCGCCCTTCATCGTGTGGGGCCTGTCGCGCCGGCCGAACCTGACGCTCGCCGCCTCCGTGGTGCTCTACGTGCTGTCGCGCCGGTTCGACTGGAACATCGCCTCCTATCCGCCCGGCACGACCTGGTACTTCAACCCGTTTTGCTGGCAGCTGATGTTCGTGTTCGCGGCCTGGTGCGGCATCGGCCAGATCGGGAAGATCGCGACCTGGGTGTGGTCGAAGACGGTGATGGGCCTTGCCGCGGCGTGGATCGCCTTCGCCCTCCTGATCGTGATGACTTGGCACATCCACGCGCTCGAGGCGATGATCCCGAAATGGATGATCAAGGCGATCTACCCGATCGACAAGACCGACCTCGACATGCTGCGCTTCACGCACTTCCTGGCGCTGGCGATCTGGGTGATCCATTTCGTTCCCCGCCACTGGAGGGCGCTGCATTCGAAATGGCTGCGGCCGGTCATCCTCTGCGGCCAGCATTCCCTGCCGCTCTTCTGTCTCGGCGTGTTCCTGTCATTCTCCGCGCACTGGATCCTGACGCAATACACCGGGGGCGTCTGGGAGCAGCTCGCCGTGTCCTTCGCCGGCATCATGATTCAGATCGGTGCCGCGTGGCTGCTCGACCGCGCGCGCCAGGTGCCGGAGCTGTTCGTGAAGGTGACGGAGGAGGAGGAGCCTGACGAGGTCACGCCGCACAGCACGCCGGCGGCAACTGCCGCCATGGCGCCCGCCAGCCGTTGA